The DNA region AGTCTTCTTAAGATGTACATGGAGATGGGTGAAGTCGGATTCACACCCGATTTCGATCTTAAATAATGATCGaatctatttttaatatctttatccGATTCTAAGTCCAgtaaaatcacactaaattagtccctaaaTATTTGAATCTAGACCAAATCTTTAGACGAATTAAGTCATATGCACAATGTATCATTATTTTCGACACTTATTTAAGTATATCATTATTAACAAATCATAATTAATCAATTTCATTTAAAGTAGGCAATTATAGTGTATTTGAAATTTGGAATCAAGTTGAAGGGTTCATAATTCTTCATCTTACTGATTTTGTGGGAACAGCGGCGGAGGATGTCTTCATGAAGCTGAAGGAGTGAAGGGTGCTATTTGCCATTTTCCTGTCAAAGACGTCATACACGTGTCCACTATCGGCGGTTATGGATACAATTGCGGTGCGGCGGTGCGCTACGTCTATATTCTTTATAATAgatactattttaatattaatatttttaataattaatacattttttatttttattatttaaatataatttaaaataagatattattttaactttcatatttaaaatataatttaataattagtattaaaatttatttcaaaacattaaaaatgtttttttttgtttcccatAATCCCTCAACTCGACAGGATTAAGACTAATCCGTTGTGATACTGAGATCcatttatgcatgcataagatgaGATTTGAACTTCCAACACTTAGTTTAAGTAGACTAAtaagctaaccactagaccaatctAACTTGATTAACGTTAAAAATACCTTACTCAAACAAATAAACGAGTGAACATAATAGTATgcacatgatttttaattttttatgtatatccaATAAAATTATTCCCTTCCGCCCTGATCCTAGTTACTAACATTTTGGGCTAAACAAAAAACCCCCCATTTTCCATGGTAGTTTGACACTATTTTAAATGGGATTCACATTTTTTCAACAttctttcaattaaaaaaaatgttttgcaAGGACCCAATTTTTATGTACAGTCCATTGTTCTAATCAAGATTTCTCCAACTTCTCGGCCCATTTTTATCCAAAACGATAAGAAAGAAAATATAAGCTCTTATTTTTTGACCTAAAATATAAgctctaataaataataatatcccATGACCAAAaacaaacataataataatatcccaaaaaaaaaaaagatcctcGTCTGTTCGCAGGCTCCAaacattaaaagaataaattcagAAAGAAAGGGAAGAGGGGGGGGGTTAATAGAATTTTGTTTTTCCTTGCTAAAGATTATTACAAACAATCACAAATTCACAACAATATATTGTCTCTTCAACTACAAAATTAgcttaccaaaaaaaaaactacGAAATTGAAAGtgcacaataataataacaataacaataataattaaagtacATTACTATTTGTTATGGATCTGGGCCACGGATTCCACACCTAAAACAGTCTCCAAACTCGGCTACTCGGGTTCGGCCCGCTTCCTCCTTCTAGAAGGCTCAAAACCGGCCTACTAGATTTTCTAaccaacattcaaattcaaatacctcccttatcttaaccaaataaagataagataagataattaccaTCGCCTATATAAAGGGGAACCCTAAACCCCCTCAGGTACTCACTCATTtctcacaccttatacctcttagatccattctgactttagcgttagagtgtctttgcaggtaccaccccccattgctCCGATAAGACGATCATTCCACCGTTTCGACCCGCAGGCCCCGATCCATCTCACAACTTGTATCGGAGATGTCCAGTACATTGGTGCCGTTTCAAACTGCGACGTTGTGTCGGCATGGCGGATAACCCCGAGGAGCAATCCCCAAGCCATCACTCACACACACGAAACCCAACGCCTGAACGCCGGAAAACCACCCCTCCCACCCACGGAAGGATAACAAGCGTTATTCGCCAACCAACCCCGCTCCAACAACAACTAAGGGAAGACGATCATCCACCTCATGAAGCCCGGGACCCCGACGGCTTAGGCGAAAAGGCAGCCCAAATAATCCAAGAGTTGTGCCTCAGGGTACAAAGCCTCAAGGGCCGGGTCACGACTAAGGAACGGTACCACACGGAACACGAAAGTCATGCGACCTCCAGAACATGATCTCACCGTGAAACTCAGAACAGGTCACCCGAACAGTGACACAGCAAAAGACACGACCGCAGCGTATTCCGTAAACCGGAGTGACTACACGACGAAAATGACCGACGGCACCATCGAGAGGCTAAACAGGCTCAAAGCGAGCATGTGATAATGGAAGCCACCCCATTCACCGACAGAATCCTGAGGTCCAAACTTCCGAAGGGTTTTAACAAGCCCACAGACATGAAATACGACAGAACTAAGGATCCCTAAGAACACCTGatggcctttgaggccaggataAACTTGGAAGGAGTTGCTGATGATGTCTGATGCAGAGCCTTCCAGTAACTTTGGCAGGGCCCACAATCAAATGGTTCAATGCCTTTCCAAACGATTCCATAAGCAGCTTCCACAATATCTCGAGAAAGTTCATGACGCAGTTCACCACCAGAATCACCAAAGCCAAACATCCCATTAGCCTGCTTGGAGTCACCCAGAAGCAAGATGAATCCACAAGAAAGTTCCTCGACAGGTTCAACGACAAGTGCTTAACGATCGACGGGCTCACGGACTTAGTCGCGAGCCTCTGTCTGACCAATGGCCTCATGAACGAAGACTTCCGAAAACACCTCACCACTAAGCCAATATGGACCATGCAAGAGTGTCAAAGTTTCGCAACAGAGTACATAAACGACGAGGAGGTAAGTCAGGTCGTAGCCGTCAATAAACGGCAGCACGGCAACACGGCACCTCGCcaaccccctccccccccccccccccgcccGCCCGCACCGAGAGAAACTCTAAAAGAACATCCCAAGCCAACAACACAACCGGCCACCCAAGGTCGGAAAATTCTCAAACTACACCCCCTGCCAGCCCCATTACTGAAATCTATCACCAGATAGCTGAGCGGGGCATCCTCCCGAAGGCCCAGCAACTGAAAGAGCGGACGAGCTGCAACAGGAGCTTGTAATGCGATTACCACCGAGGATACGGCCATAAGACCCAAGATTGTTTCGACTTAAAGGACACCATTGAACAAGCTATCCGAGACGGCAAACTCCCCGAGTTCGCCAAATTCATCAGGGAACCAAGACAAATGGAAAAGGAAAGGTCACCAGAGCTCGAGAAATGCAATCCAAGATGCGACGGCAACCACCTCAAGATAATCCAAAAACAGACCCCACCATAATCGTGAACGTCATCACCGGGAAAGACGCTCAGGAGAAATCAAAATCAGCGCTAAAAAAGGACCTCAAGGTCTTGGCCGTTAGAAACCAAGCTCCGACCCCCATGGGCGTAGAGAAAATAACATTCTCCCCTGAATATTGCCAACACGGCACCTCGGCAGAAGATACCACATTCGTCATCTCTGCAAAAATTGGGACAAGACTCGTAAAAAGGATACTCGTCGACACCAGAGTGGACTCCAATATCCTCTTCAGAgaagccttcgacaaactcggactccGAAACGAAGACTTGTAAGCCCACCATAACGGATAACCGGGCTTGGGGATAACTTCCTTAAACTGGACGGTTCCATCGTAATTCCCTTTACCATCGGAATCGGAAGCCAAAGGAAGATCATCCTCTCCGAGTTCGTCGTCCTCAAAGACTCCActgcctacaacatcatcctcgGGAGAAAAACCATCAATGACCTCTCTGTCGTCATCCTTACCAAATTCCTACTCATGAAGTTCCAAGTCGACAACGGCACTATCGGAACAATCCACGGAGACCGAGAAATTGCGGTAGAATGCGACAATAAAAGCTTAGCCCTCTGCAAAAGCTCCTGAGATGCGGCGGGCATCTTCCTTGCCGACCTCAACACCTGCCAGGACTGCCAACCCAGACCAAAATTGAAAGGAGACATGGAGAAACTACAGATCGGACAAACCAAGGAGGACTACACGTTCATTAACAGGAACTTACCATACGACCTAAAGGAAGACCTAATAGACCTCCTAAAACGAAACAGGGACTTATTTGCAAAAACCTCGGCCGACATGCCGGGGATAGATCCTGACTTGATGTGCCACCGTTTAGCCGTAGACCCGAAGGCCAAGCCCGTGaccaaaagaagaaggaaaatgtcCCCCGACCAAGTGGTCGAGTTCAAGAAACAAGTCAAGGCCCTTCTCGAAGCAGGGTTTATACAAGAGCTACCTTACATGACTTGGTTAGCCAATGTCGTGTTAGTCAGGAAAGCAAACgagaagtggcgaatgtgcgtcAACTACATGAACTTAAATAAAGCTTGTCCCAAAGACGTCTTTCCCCTTCCAAACATTTACGGACTCGTCGATGCAGGACACCaatacctcagcttcatggatgcctactcaagATATAACCAAATACCAATACACCGGCCCGACGAGGAGAAGACGGCCTTCATAACTCCCGATGGCACATACTGTTAcatggtcatgccatttggactgaAAAATGCGGGAGCCACTTATCAGAGACTCATCACCAAGATATTCCAGGACCTGTCCGGGACTAAACTAGAAGTTTATATCAACGATATACTGGCCAAAACCTAGATGGGCGAACAACTCATTAGCGACCTTGAGTTAGCAATGAACACCCTAAGGAAATACCGAATGCACCTCAACTCGACGAAGTGCGCATTAGGAATGGAAGCCAGAAAATTCCTGAGATTTATGATCACCCAGTGCGGGGTCGAAGCAAATCCCGAAAAATGCAGAGCCATCCTCGAGATGAACAGCTCGGGAAACCTCAAGGATATCCAAAAATTGACCGGCTGACTGGCCGCCCTCTCCCAGTTCCTCGGAGCTTCGGCCCAAAGGGCCATCCCCTTCTTCAAACTCATGAAAAAGGGTATCACCTTTAAGTGGGGGACAGAGTGCAAAGAAGCCTTTCAGCACTTTAAAAAGGTACTAGCAAAACCCCCCATCCTCGCCAAACCAGAAGCAGGGAAAACTCTAtacctctacctgtccataacaGAAGAAACACTAGCCACAACACTCGTCCGAGAAAATGAACACAGGTCACAGAAACCCATTTATCTCATAAGCAAAGTCTTCCAAAATGCGGAGGCACGCTACTCTAGGCTCAAAAAGCTTGCCTTTGCATTACTCACGGCCTCACGATGTCTTCAACAATACCTCCAGGCCCACCCCATTATGGTTCGAATGGACCAAGTGGTCAGACAGGTGCTGCAAAAGTCGGACCTAGCAGGAAGGATGCTCGCGTGGTCCATCGAACTATCCCAATTCTAGATAGATTTTGAATCCCAGAACGCCATCAAAGCACAAGCAATGGTAGACTTTATCGCCAAAATGACACCAGGAAGTGAACTCATAGAAATATGGAAACTACATGTAGACGGCTCGTCTAACACCAGCTCGGGAGGGGCCGGGGTGATACtggagaacaaaaataaaatcgtCATCGAACAATCCATTCGATACAAATTCCCGATATCAAACAATCAAGCTGAGTATGAGGCACTCCTAGCCGGGTTAATGTTTGCCAAGGAAGTCACGGCACGAACACTAGAGATTTGCAGTGACTCCCAGATAGTCAGGTCCCAAATCAACGGGGACTATCAAACACGGGATACTCTGCTACAACATTACCTAGCCAAAATAAAAGAACTAACGAACGAATTCGAGCAAGGAGCCATCCAACACATCCCCAGAAAATGCAACGTGAGAGCAGATTTACTCTCAAAACtggctagcaccaaaccaggcCAAGGGAACCAGTCGTTGATCCAGGAAACCATCAAAATACCATGCATCTCGGCTGTGACCATCGTTGGCCTCCCGATCTCAAGCCAAAGCTCATGAACCTCCCCAATCCTCCAATTCCTCCTGAACGGAAAATTGCTCGAGGACCCCAGAGAAGCAAAACGGTTAAAATGAGAAGCCACAAACTACATCACAATAGCGGGGCAACTCTATAAGCGTGGACTCTCGCAACCTCTCCTCAAATGCGTAGAACCCGGTGACACGGACTACGTGCTTTGTGAAATCCATGAAGGATGTTGTGGCCACCACATAGGAGGCAAAGCCCTGGCCCAAAAAGCTATCCGAGCAGGATACTTCTGGCCTTTCATCATCAGAGATTTCCTACAATTAGTCAAGAATTGCGACAAATGCCAAAAATATTCCGACTTCCATCAAGTCATCCCACACCATCTCAACACCATAACGGCGGAGCAACCCTTCGGGACATGGGGCATCGACCTCGTCGACCCCTTTCCCACAGCCCCTGGACAACTCTGATACCTCATCGTCGCCATCGACTACTACACGAAGTGGATTGAAGCCGAAAATTCTTCTGGAAACAAGTCATAACCCGATTCGGGATTCCCGAGATCGTGATCTCAGACAACGGGACCCAATTCATGGATAGTCGATTCAGATAGTTCCTAGAAGGACTTCACATATCCTACCGGTTCAGCTCGGTAGAACACTCATAAACAAATGGAC from Arachis hypogaea cultivar Tifrunner chromosome 10, arahy.Tifrunner.gnm2.J5K5, whole genome shotgun sequence includes:
- the LOC140175570 gene encoding uncharacterized protein → MTPGSELIEIWKLHVDGSSNTSSGGAGVILENKNKIVIEQSIRYKFPISNNQAEYEALLAGLMFAKEVTARTLEICSDSQIVRSQINGDYQTRDTLLQHYLAKIKELTNEFEQGAIQHIPRKCNVRADLLSKLASTKPGQGNQSLIQETIKIPCISAVTIVGLPISSQSS